The following proteins are co-located in the Rutidosis leptorrhynchoides isolate AG116_Rl617_1_P2 unplaced genomic scaffold, CSIRO_AGI_Rlap_v1 contig75, whole genome shotgun sequence genome:
- the LOC139885079 gene encoding nudix hydrolase 25, with amino-acid sequence MENLPPGYRPNVGVCLINSHNQVFVASRLNVPGAWQMPQGGIEDGEEPRSAAIRELREETGVVSAEFIAEVPNWVTYDFPPAVKAKVNRLWRGEWHGQAQKWFLMRLTSDDSEINLATGEADPEFAEWKWTTPEQVIEHAVDYKRPTYGQVMTTFRPYLDDNGSAAKCKSTKW; translated from the exons ATGGAGAATCTCCCTCCTGGTTATAGGCCAAACGTTGGCGTTTGCTTAATCAATTCTCAtaatcag GTTTTTGTTGCTTCCAGATTGAATGTTCCTGGAGCATGGCAGATGCCTCAG GGTGGCATTGAAGATGGTGAGGAGCCGAGATCAGCAGCAATCAGAGAATTACGAGAAGAAACAGGGGTTGTCTCTGCTGAATTTATTGCTGAG GTTCCAAATTGGGTAACTTATGATTTCCCTCCTGCTGTGAAAGCCAAAGTGAATCGTCTTTGGAGAGGTGAATGGCATGGCCAGGCACAGAAATG GTTTCTCATGAGATTAACATCAGACGATAGTGAGATAAACTTAGCAACTGGAGAAGCAGATCCTGAATTTGCAGAATGGAAATGGACGACACCGGAACAAGTCATCGAACAT GCAGTTGACTACAAGAGGCCAACTTACGGACAAGTTATGACGACTTTCAGGCCTTATCTCGACGACAACGGATCAGCTGCTAAATGCAAGTCTACTAAATGGTGA